The genomic window ATTTTTTGTGTTTTTATGAAAACCCTGCCGTTCCCGCCGTCACTGACGCATTACCCGAATCCTGCACTTCTGCTTGGCTAATGACGCGGCAGGGGGTAAAATCATCTCCAGAAAGCGTTTGGATTATGAAAACATCATTTACACAGTATGTGATTATATGTGCCAGTTTGTTTGCCACTACGCCGCTTGTCCAAAGGGCGGTGGCGGATGGCACTTCGGCAACAACGGAAAAACTTTCCGCCAAGTGGATCTGGCATGCCCAGTCGGATTATCACGGTTATAATCAGACGGTGCTGGCCCGTAAAACCGTCAAGGTGAGCCGGCCAACGCAGGGCACGCTGCGCGTGACGGCCGATAGCTGGTACCGGCTCTTCATCAATGGCCGCTGGGTGAATGACGGTCCCTGCCGCAGTTGGCCCGAGCATTACCAGTACGACGTGCTGGATGTCGGCGCTTATTTACAAGAGGGGGCGAATGACATTCTGATCATCGCGCGCTATTTCGGGGTCGGGGATTTTCACAAGGTTCCACAACAGGCCGGGTTGCTGGCGCAATTGGATGTGACGCAGGCGGACGGTCAGGCCAAACGATTTATCACCGATGGTTCTTGGGAAATCGCCGATGCCAAAGCCTGGGTGGTCAACACCCCCAAGATCAGCATCCAAATGGAGCCAGTGGAAATCTATGACGCCCGGCTGGCCAATGATTTGAAGTACAGCAAGGCCCGGGAATTGTTCCCGGCGGAGGGTGGCCCATGGAAAGGGTTAAACCCGCGCGATGTGGCGCTGATGACCCGCCAGCCGTTCGCATTCAAAACGTTTGGCGGCGCCAAGGTGGTCAAAGCCGATGGTTGGAACTACACGTTGTCCCCCGTGCGGCTGATGCAGCCAGGGTTGATCGAGGCCAACCACAACGCCAGCGGCCCGTGCGGCATGGCGGCCATCCTGGAAACGGAACAAGGCTGCACGCTCAACGTGCAGTTGGAAGGCATGAAACTGGCGGTCAACGGCCAGGCAGCGGGGAACAAAGAGATCAAACTCGCGCCGGGCAAACATCTGGTGCTGGCCTTTATCCGCAGCGTCGTGGGACACGACAAGGATAAGGCGGTGCGGTTCATGAATCCGCGCGGATTCAAGCTGGTGAATCCGCTGGATGCAAAACACGAAAACCCGTGGTGTTTCATTCCGCTGCCGGAATATGTGTTTGCGACGAACGACCTGATGCATGGCCGATTCATCCAGGAGGACGTCCGCGTTTCCGGTTTGATCACGAAGTATCAGGAGACCACTGATAAACTGTTGCGCGAAATCAAAAATCCAACGGAGTTTGCCGCCAATCTAGCCGCCAAAGCGCAAGTCATGGCGTCCGAAGCCATGTTTCCGCAGGATTTCTACTGGCAATTTGTGAACCGGCAGGTGGTACGGGACGCGGCAACACTGGTCAAAGACCCTGCCGCCCTGATGCATCAAACTCCAGAAATCACCACGGTACAACCTGCGCCCGATGGCGATGTGGAACTGATGTATGACTTGGGTGAACAGAACTGCGGGTATTACACGTTTGACCTGACAGCCCCAGCAGGCACCGTGGTGGATATCTGTGGGATGGAATACATCACGCCTGAGGGTCGCCTGCAATTCGCCATGGGCAACCGCAATGGCATGCGCTACATCACCCGCGAAGGCGTGAATCAATTCACCTCCCTCAAGCGCCGCTCGGGACGTTATGTGTTCATGACGCTGCGCAATCAGCGCGGGCCGGTACAGATTCGCCATTTCGGCCTGATCGAATCCACTTACCCGGTGAACGCCGTCGGTAACTTCTCGTGCAGCGATGCGCGGCTCGACAACATTTGGGCGATCTCGACGCGCACGTTGAAGTTGTGCATGGAAGATACGTTCACGGACTGCCCGCTCTACGAACAAACGCATTGGGTGGGGGATGCCCGCAACGAATCGTTGCTGGCGTACCCGGTGTTTGGAGCCACAGACATTGGCCGCCGCTGCATTCAGATCACGGGACAATCGCTGGAACATTATCCGTTTGCCGGATGCCAGACGCCGTCCTGCTGGGATGTGCTGATCCCGGCTTGGAGTTTCCTCTGGGGTATTTCCACCTGGGACTATTACTGGTACACCGGCGACAAAGTGTTCCTGCGCCAGGCATATCCGGATGTCATCCGCAACCTGAAGGGCGCGGAGAAATACGTCAACGCCCAGGACCTGTTTAGCGGGCCGTTCTGGAATTTCTTCGATTGGACCAAAATGGATGCCGGCCACAAGACGGTGACGTACAACACGATGCTCATGATTGGCGCGATTGACGCCGCACGCAAAGACGCCGAGACGCTGGGAGACACAACGCACGATGCCTGGCTCAAGCAGCTTCGCGCCCGCTTGGTTCGCGGCGTGAACAAATTATGGGACACGCCGAAGAAAGCCTACGTGGACAGCGTTCATGACGATGGCACGGTGAGCACCATGACCAGCCAACATACCAGTTTCCTCGCGATTTTATATGATATTATCGAACCCGCGAATCTCGATGCCGCACGCAATAATTTGATTGCACCGCCGGAAAAGATGGTGCGGGTGGGTTCGCCCTTTGCAGCGCTGTATGAACTGGAGACACTGGAGAAACTGGGGTTGGAAGACCGGATCGTAGAGGAAATTTATCGCAACTACCTGCCGATGCTGGAAAGCGGCGCCACGACGGTATGGGAGAGCTTTCCAAGCGGCACCACCGGTTCAGGCGGTTTCCCGACGCGCAGCCACTGCCACGCGTGGTCCTCGGCCCCCAGCTTTTTCCTGAACCGCATCGTGCTGGGCATCAAACCCACTGCACCCGCCGCGCAAACGGTGGCGCTAAGTCCGCGCATCGGCAATCTGACCTGGGCGCGCGGCACAGTGGCAACCATCAAAGGCCCCCTGACTGTCTCCTGGAAACTGCAAAGTGATAAGGCCCTCGACATCACCTGCACCGCGCCGGAGGGCGTGAAAGTGGAGTTTGCCACCAACCCAAGCCTGACCGGAAAAACCGTGAAACTAAACGGGCAAAAAGTGCAATAGATTTGCTTTTTCCCGTAATGGCGGGCAGGCCAATGCGGAAGCGTTTATGGCTGACGGTTCCAATGCGCCAATCAAGGTGCAGGGTATTACCCGCTGACTTTT from Verrucomicrobiota bacterium includes these protein-coding regions:
- a CDS encoding alpha-L-rhamnosidase N-terminal domain-containing protein, translating into MKTSFTQYVIICASLFATTPLVQRAVADGTSATTEKLSAKWIWHAQSDYHGYNQTVLARKTVKVSRPTQGTLRVTADSWYRLFINGRWVNDGPCRSWPEHYQYDVLDVGAYLQEGANDILIIARYFGVGDFHKVPQQAGLLAQLDVTQADGQAKRFITDGSWEIADAKAWVVNTPKISIQMEPVEIYDARLANDLKYSKARELFPAEGGPWKGLNPRDVALMTRQPFAFKTFGGAKVVKADGWNYTLSPVRLMQPGLIEANHNASGPCGMAAILETEQGCTLNVQLEGMKLAVNGQAAGNKEIKLAPGKHLVLAFIRSVVGHDKDKAVRFMNPRGFKLVNPLDAKHENPWCFIPLPEYVFATNDLMHGRFIQEDVRVSGLITKYQETTDKLLREIKNPTEFAANLAAKAQVMASEAMFPQDFYWQFVNRQVVRDAATLVKDPAALMHQTPEITTVQPAPDGDVELMYDLGEQNCGYYTFDLTAPAGTVVDICGMEYITPEGRLQFAMGNRNGMRYITREGVNQFTSLKRRSGRYVFMTLRNQRGPVQIRHFGLIESTYPVNAVGNFSCSDARLDNIWAISTRTLKLCMEDTFTDCPLYEQTHWVGDARNESLLAYPVFGATDIGRRCIQITGQSLEHYPFAGCQTPSCWDVLIPAWSFLWGISTWDYYWYTGDKVFLRQAYPDVIRNLKGAEKYVNAQDLFSGPFWNFFDWTKMDAGHKTVTYNTMLMIGAIDAARKDAETLGDTTHDAWLKQLRARLVRGVNKLWDTPKKAYVDSVHDDGTVSTMTSQHTSFLAILYDIIEPANLDAARNNLIAPPEKMVRVGSPFAALYELETLEKLGLEDRIVEEIYRNYLPMLESGATTVWESFPSGTTGSGGFPTRSHCHAWSSAPSFFLNRIVLGIKPTAPAAQTVALSPRIGNLTWARGTVATIKGPLTVSWKLQSDKALDITCTAPEGVKVEFATNPSLTGKTVKLNGQKVQ